The stretch of DNA ACTCTCATCTATATTTTTGACAAATTTTAAAAGATCTTCAAAGCTTATATCATAAAGCTCATCTATAAGACTGGTCTCTTCTTTAAATTTTAAAGTTTTAGCGATAATCTTTGCTGTTTGCTCGCACCTTTTGGCACTACTAGAAAAGATAGCCCCTGGCATCACATCATACATTTTTAGTCTATTTGCCATAAATTTAGCGTCCTCTTTGCCTTTTTGACTAAGCTCCCTTAAAGCATCTTTAGCTCCGTCCTTATTCTCATCAACCGCTTTTGAATGTCTTATGAAATAAATTTTACTCACTATCTCTCCTTTGAGAAATTCTTTATCAAGCAAAGCTCTTCTTTGCTAAATCCAGCTTTTAAGCGATCTTGCTCATTGATCTCTCTAACATTTTTAAATGAATTTGGATATAAACTTAAGATAATGTCAAAGTAGCTATTTTCGTCAATGTCCTCTTTTTTGCAAGCAAATTTAAACCACTTATCGCCTTTATAAACATGAGAGACTTCCTCCTTTAAGA from Campylobacter concisus encodes:
- a CDS encoding SixA phosphatase family protein, which encodes MSKIYFIRHSKAVDENKDGAKDALRELSQKGKEDAKFMANRLKMYDVMPGAIFSSSAKRCEQTAKIIAKTLKFKEETSLIDELYDISFEDLLKFVKNIDESLDEIFIITHNPSITEICEYLSDSSIDNIPTSGIFCVEFGCKFSELKEGGAKALFFDHPKKTSKII